The DNA sequence TTAGGATCATACAGtctgatatttttataaactcatGACACCACACTTTTGTCAATATTGCATATGTACCTCAATAAAAATTCACAACCACAAAACCACGACTAGGGTAAAGTTTCACCATCCATACCATATCTCACATAATTATCTCACTCGTACCCAATTAACATACATTCTGAATTTAACTTACCACATGCACCCAattatgcttcattagaagttacttgaactcATCAaggcttattcatgtattttataaactccaaaatcagcaatattaagtaatgtatatctctagctactgacctccaaatccaatctccaccgttcaaagtgaagaaccacatgttacggatcacatgtcaaaatttgacctaaatcgaacggttaacgaaccgggaaatgcagttttacgaaaacttcGCGAACCAGAAAAATTAGTGGCGCCTAGCGCTCAAAATCAGACGACTGGCGCCCGGCGGGACTAAAATACTGCCCGACGGTTACTGTTACACGAAAAGTATGAAAAACTGCGTTCTTCGTGAATCAACACACCACGCACCTCTGGTGTGTCGCCTAGCGGCCAATATGGTGTCGCCAAGCGGTTCCTGCACCTGCGAACCTTGCCTCCTTCACAACAACtctaatttcattaaatttacgACTCAAAAGGTTGTACTCACATGTTTAGGTTCATGATCCATTCCTAAAACTTCCAATAAGTAAAATTCCATTAACCTTTTCCCTTTAATTTAGTTTGACTATGAAATCCCCAATTCATTAACCCACCAATTGATATTCATGAAATTTTCAAGTTCATGCAATGTCCAATCAATTTAGTAACTACAATCCCATAATTCATCATGCCAAGTAAATATGTACAATAGAAATACAAACCAAACACCACGACATCGCTGACAAaccaaccaaaacaaaaaaaaataagaagacgCACGCtacgtcgcctggcgggccaccctcagccgccaggcggttcataggCGAACCCAGAAAATAGGCTGAAAACACATaagccgcctggcggttcatgccctaccgccaggcggtttctggaaaaatccagaaacgcaAATATAACGAGAGAAAGCAGGTTGCACGGTCTCAATATGGTTCAGATCATACATTCATATCATTGCGAAATAAAACAAGCAATacgaactcccctaacctgtatTCCTTGTTTAATTTGATAAGTTCTCTATTTCCTCCTTGATCGCCACTAGCCCTCTTGCCCTTCTTCCAACTCAGCCCCCAACCTTACGCAACACTCACCAAAAACTCACAATTTCGTGCTCTCTTCTGCAACCCCAATTACAATGCCACCAAAACCTTCTCTCCTACCTCAAAATACCCTTTTAAAGTGGTCTTAAAGTGGGCTTAATGTgagaaaacgaaaatggcattaaTCCTAAGTTAATTACCATTCAATATCCTATTTAACTTCTATTTTTCAACCACTCTTGGCTGCCTGCCGTGTCCATTTGAgtttcctttaacccttcaaaTTCTAATCCAAAGCCAAAACAGccaaaaatgaagttcaatttggATTccccaaggcttgaacccacaaccctgAAATGCCAAGTGAAtaccaaaccatcatgccaactcatatttcatgctaactaatataatttaattactatatcATTCCCCaacatgattatatatatatatatatatatatatatatatatatatataaatataaaatcacataaataacacataattgacacaatttaattttaggactcgaacccaagtcctctcacataataaagtactctcaaccacttgagctagtaccttTCCACGTCATAAGAGTTAACATTTAAtaccataaaggcttctacgacccgcaattattaattaattaaatttcacgagTCTTacacatctcgcttaggcaaggaggtctcgcctaagcgagagaacgcCAAGGCCACTGTTTCCACTTTTtaagctctcgcctaggcggaaaGAGCTCCCCTGAGGGAGAGAACCCTCTCGTATGAGCGAGACCTTTTAGCCTAAGCAAGAACTGGGCGAGAATATGCTCAGGTCTTGTTTTCTCCTTTGTTCTTGGATGATTATCACATGTTTGGTTGGATTactatgttaaagcatgaaatGAGTGATTTTGTATGTATTGAATGGTTTATGGGTtggaaatgatgagtttggtatgataTTGGTATGGAACATGAAtggatggttggttatgaatgttggcatggaattggtatgcatgataatttATGCTTGGTGGGTGAAACATGATTTTGGTGTGGTTTATggtgtaattccatgaatctctaggtgagatctcatggtggtgcctcgttggtcaggacgtaattccacgatggtttcgtggtggtgcctcattggtcaagaCAGAATTCCACGATGGTtgtgtggtggtgcctcatggtcaagACGTAATTACATGACCCTTGATAGTGGGAGCTCATGATGGTGCCTCATgcttaggacataattccatgaaggttcgtggtggtgcctcattatataatttagtaaggatttaAGTAATGATTGCATcatgacactctaaagagtcagtaaatctcacgtagagcgtactgactcaagtgctaagagtagcaggaggccctagtctttggcaggttaatggccttagatgtttgaaggctaaccttgtgagtggtggggtgaaacccattggcaattggcTCTACATAGCAATAGAGGCCACCAAAAGTGTAAGCATCtggtgaatccgactaattatatgtatccggataatcgtGTCTTGAGTCGTAGTGTCTTGTCCGTGAGTCTTCACATGCTTGTTTATGTATGTATCTTTGGCTATAAAATTATGTGCATGAGAAATcatttttctactctagcttaccctttttgcttgtttgtatgttttGTGTGTGACTTTCTCCTTCTGCAAGGAtcatcaaattattaatgtgagcagatgcgagaactccccgtggtcatcagggtgatgaaGATTCTGTTGCTTAGTTTGTCTTGGGTCAAATCCCGCTTATCATCGAGTTTTCTTTTAGGGCGGTAGCCCTCGTATTATCTTGCTCTTTGAgcatttattttgaatactatCGATCTATTACTTTGTCTTGTTATtggcattgtggtgtgcctTGATTTCTTTCCTAGTTtattttggataattgtaaggaGTGACAATATACACCATGACTTcgctctttatattattttgtgtgatgttgcattttaattaaggttattatttaaatgggacgttacatttaatgaaagataatgtttattaatcttttttggtaatatcattaattttttatattctaaattttcaatattaaaaaaattattaaataataaataaacctggataataataaataataaaatatttgatataatggagataataaaaaatttgatataataaagtggatgttagtgactatataatggactTTAAATCCATGGAGTTTCTTGCTCCAAGTCAAAAACACTTTAAGTTTGTATTTTACTTATAGGGTGATTCTTGGGGATAAAGACAATACTGTTCTTTATTAACGATGTGTTTATTCGAACAAGTTGATATAGTTGGTACaccaaattaaaagaatttacaCCACAATAAACAAAAGTAGAGGTAAAGAGAAATAATATAGAGAAAAGGTTAAATTATGAATTTGTGTTGATTATTGAGAATTTAAGAGTCTCCGCACTCCCAGAACAAGTTTCCAAAACCTACTACTACAGTAGTAACATTGTTGTTTATACACTAAAACTAACTAACTTATGGGTTGGTTAGTTgggtttgtttttgtttttctcatcTATGTTATTTTGTTCTTGGCTAATAACACAAGTTTCATATTGTACCCAAAGAGGTTTTCACCTGTTTTAGCTTTCAACCGTTGTCATAATTCATCTTCAATGTAACAATTGCTTAATACAAGTATGTGTACCAAcaatatatatagttaattgAATCTTACAAATGTAGTTGCAAGTGTTAATATACTAAGTACAAGCTTTAGAGGTTTTAATTGTTAATGGATTGTGCATGAAATGTTAGCAATTTGggtcatacatatatataataaataattaaatgtgttagggcgATTATATTATTAACCAAAGTATTATAGtgatctaattaattaaatctatgACTAAGAACATATACATGTcatgatatattaaatatgtagatgccaacattacaaaaataataatttttattcgcGGGTATTTTGTTGCGGTTATATTAAACcgctaaaaaaatgttaattctGTTACTTTATTTTAACGGCAACAAATTtgtactattttaatatttttaactgttTATTAAGATGTAATTTGAATATGCTTTTCATTTTGTGCATCATCCCTTTTGCGTGATTTCTAGTTTCTATCTGCTTATAAGCAATGGTCTCTtgtttctttattcaatttgttattgtataaaattttcaaaaagattgtgaaattttttaaagcGTTCAGAGAGAGGTGTGCGATTCTGGTAAATTTTTCAAACTTCAAAGTATGTAAGATTTCACATCTCCCTCTAAAGCAACGTGTTGATGATGTCTTCGTAAAACAGTGGTAATTTTCTATTCTACTGAACTCTTTTTGATTTAGTGTCatggtttgtaatttttaattctattgattTCTCTCATTTTGCAACTAAAAATCTAATCACGATTAAGCATGGGTTAGGGTGAGAAATTTTGCCACTAAAACCCTAATGACGGCTAAGTATGGGTTTATGGTGAGATATGCAATGTGTATCGCTCATACCCTAAACCTAGAGCTAGAATTTTGTCTGTGTTGTGATTGCTTTCGGAGCTAGCATGGTGGAAGCCCTTGACTGCTACTAAAATATCGGCTAAAGGTTGTCTAAATTGAGGAACTACATTTCGCTCAGGGGTATGCATACCTCAATTCTCACACTACTTTATATACTTGCTCTCTATtactaaagattaaatatatgggATTTTGGTGGGCTAGAAGTATAGAGATGTATTTGAATGGTTGTCtgtagtttatttattttttaacctaaATTAAAGGACTAAACTAAAATTCTTAAAGACTTTGTATATTTTGTGCCTCTTATACTTGTCTTCATTTCCATTTGTATTAAAATTCTTGTGTTATGATTGAGGTGCAAAAAGAGAAGTACTCATCTAGATGCATTGCATGTTTCATGTTATGAACCcctttctttttggtttttcaGCCTCGATTTCTTCAGTTTTGAGATCCCTTCTTTCAATTCTTATTTTGTCTTCCATCTTAATGAAATCTTTGTTTACAAAATAGAACTTATCTTGTATGTTTAATTGTTTATGATTTATATGTTATTCTCTTtataacttttcttcatttagaAAAGTCAGAGTGCTGCTGAATTGATCAAGCTTAAAGCTTAAAGTTATTTGCTCATTTTTTATTCTCTCAAATTGATCCATCACGAAGGTTAGTTGCTGATTGcatttctattaaatattttgcatGCTCATGTAATATACATGGTGGTCTTCCTAATTAATGGTGGAATCAATGcattttcatttgaaaatacGAATAAGAGTGTAAGACCTTGTAGTTTGTGTATGGTAACAAGTTTTTTTCAAAGCTTCAGTACCACCCAGTTTTCATGTTTGACTGGATTGTGCTGTTTGTACCATGCTTAATGGTGTAAATTACTTTATCTTTAATAGAATGTGATATTTTACTGTTGCCCTTGTCATGTTGCAATGCTGGTTAAGATTTTGAAAAACAGAGCCTATTTTTATGCTTTTAGCAAGCTTAAAGCTATTTGCTCATGTTTTATATTCCCTTGTAAGTAAGAttctaacaatatttttttattggtgacCTGCATCAAACAATGCAATTACTGAATGCAACATGACAATAAGTTGTGTTTATTTCATGACTGAGATTACCTTGAGTGTCTAGAAGGTATATCCTTTTTAATGTCATGGATAAATTTTGTTGAGTTGCAGGCTAGAAATCCAAATGCAGATTTAACACATTATTTTGATGTGATAGGAGGAAATAACACCGGTGGACTCATAATAGCTATGTTAGCCATACTGAATTGGTCAAGCACGAATTGGTTAGGTCCGTGAATTGGTTTCATTGGCAGTGCTTCTGCAGCCATACTGAATAATACTACCTTGCTTCACTTTCCCACCACCATCCCCTTTTGTTCCTCATAATTAACACTTTCTCCAAACACACTCAGAAACAAGAAAATAATCAAAACCTTTGAGATGCATGCACAACACAAATCCCCAAAGACATACCCGACACTTTCCCAGGTAAGATATCTCTTTTTCTATATGATTTTCACACCCACATACACTTCTATTTACAAAATATCTATCACCCAAAATGGATCACTCATTCATGTGTTTTATCAATCATGCAGGTATTAGAAGAAGTAAAGAGAATGACAAACATAGGGTTTCCAATATCAGCCATGAGCCTTGTGGGGTACCTTAAAAACTTGACCTTAGTTGTGTGCATGGGAAGGTTGGGAAGCCTAGAGTTAGTTGGAGGCTCTTTGGCCATAGGCTTCACCAACATAACTGGTTACTCTGTCCTCTCAGGTCTAGCCATGGGCATGGAACCCCTCTGCACCCAAGCCTTCGGTTCTAGAAACTTCTCCTTACTCTCTCTAACTCTCCACAGAATAATTCTCATGTTACTTCTATTTTCTCTCCCCATTTCTCTTCTATGGCTCAACCTCCAACCTCTCATGCTTTTCCTTCACCAGAATCCATACATAACCCGTGTAGCAACCCTCTATTGTCGCTTCGCCATCCTAGACCTCATAGCCAATAGCTTCCTCCACCTTTTCCGCATCTATCTACGCAGCAGAGGAACAACTTGGCCACTACTCTGGTGCACTCTACTCTCCATTCTTCTACACCTTCCCACCATTGTTGGAGTTGAAAGGGAAATAATTTAATCGGGAGAAGGAAAAAACAGAACCAGGTAAAGTGTACAGTATTATGAGATTGATATGAAGAAATGGCTTGTTTTATTCAACGTAGCAGtaatacatttataataaaaaataaaactgacaGTAACCACATAAGCATGATTTCAGGGAACGTGAATAACAGACATACTTGCACCTAAAGTTTAGGAAGacctattaattaattaaaaattaaacaacgaTATGCAGTTACAAAAAAGCAGATATTTAACACTCCTCCTTGCTTTAGGAACTGCTGCACACTCCAATTCTTTTCCTCAATAATTCAAATTTGCTGACAGGCAAAGGCTTTGTAAACATGTCAGCCAACTGATCTTCAGACTTGTAGTAAACTAAGTTCACTTCTC is a window from the Vigna unguiculata cultivar IT97K-499-35 chromosome 7, ASM411807v1, whole genome shotgun sequence genome containing:
- the LOC114191137 gene encoding protein DETOXIFICATION 55-like, yielding MHAQHKSPKTYPTLSQVLEEVKRMTNIGFPISAMSLVGYLKNLTLVVCMGRLGSLELVGGSLAIGFTNITGYSVLSGLAMGMEPLCTQAFGSRNFSLLSLTLHRIILMLLLFSLPISLLWLNLQPLMLFLHQNPYITRVATLYCRFAILDLIANSFLHLFRIYLRSRGTTWPLLWCTLLSILLHLPTIVFLTFKLYLGVPGIVVSSFVANFNNLFFLVLYMFYTRVPEESLHVPLLLSHTTSHDNTVITCNGTLAMEWGVLMKFSIQSCQAVCLEWWWYELMTISAGYLNNPRVVLAMAGIVIQITSLLYTLPTALSAVSTRVGNELGAGQELVAAKTDNNNTDSFHGA